A region from the Sandaracinus amylolyticus genome encodes:
- a CDS encoding extensin family protein, producing the protein MRGMVGVAALCALLGGCGGEVSGDAPARDGGVADAPITVDASPAIDAAPVAPVVAFESPADGARFVRDTIEDESWLARVELVVRAEGVDHVDVIADDTIELATLRPPMLSAFASFAADGARVLTAIGRDAGGAELVRDEITIEVAAPADESCHAMLDALGLEWEPIASLRGVADPVRVQPTIAGVRYRSASQSMPTAMSMDCELAPRLVRLSELISTYGIDEVIHLGIYNYRCIGGGDPDSGTCTPSQHAYARAIDLHAFGLEGSDATYSTEDDFVITRRADTCPMMSSSEPDRVLKEIACALWSERVFQIVLTPNYNDAHRNHYHVDLTEGSMYLGSGVEGVDPIVGGLGD; encoded by the coding sequence ATGCGCGGCATGGTGGGGGTCGCGGCGCTCTGCGCGCTGCTCGGCGGGTGCGGCGGCGAGGTGTCCGGGGACGCGCCCGCGCGCGACGGCGGGGTCGCCGACGCGCCGATCACGGTCGATGCGAGCCCAGCGATCGACGCGGCGCCGGTCGCGCCAGTGGTCGCGTTCGAGTCACCCGCCGACGGCGCGCGCTTCGTGCGCGACACCATCGAGGACGAGTCGTGGCTCGCGCGCGTCGAGCTCGTGGTGCGCGCAGAAGGCGTGGACCACGTCGACGTGATCGCCGACGACACCATCGAGCTCGCGACGCTGCGGCCGCCGATGCTCAGCGCATTCGCGTCGTTCGCGGCCGACGGCGCGCGGGTGCTCACCGCGATCGGGCGCGACGCGGGCGGCGCGGAGCTGGTGCGCGACGAGATCACGATCGAGGTCGCCGCGCCCGCCGACGAGAGCTGCCACGCGATGCTCGACGCGCTCGGGCTCGAGTGGGAGCCGATCGCGTCGCTGCGCGGCGTCGCCGACCCGGTGCGCGTGCAGCCGACGATCGCCGGCGTGCGGTATCGATCGGCGTCGCAGTCGATGCCGACCGCGATGTCGATGGACTGCGAGCTCGCGCCGCGGCTCGTGCGCCTGTCGGAATTGATCTCGACGTACGGGATCGACGAGGTGATCCACCTCGGGATCTACAACTATCGCTGCATCGGCGGCGGCGATCCCGACAGCGGCACCTGCACGCCGAGCCAGCACGCGTACGCGCGTGCGATCGATCTTCACGCGTTCGGCCTCGAGGGGTCCGACGCGACCTACAGCACCGAGGACGACTTCGTGATCACGCGGCGCGCCGACACGTGCCCGATGATGTCGTCGTCCGAGCCCGACCGCGTGCTCAAGGAGATCGCGTGCGCGCTGTGGTCGGAGCGCGTCTTCCAGATCGTGCTGACGCCGAACTACAACGACGCGCACCGGAACCACTACCACGTCGATCTCACCGAGGGCTCGATGTACCTCGGCAGCGGCGTGGAGGGCGTGGACCCGATCGTCGGCGGGCTCGGCGACTAG
- a CDS encoding response regulator produces the protein MKLKSLLLVEDSPNDARLTLAAFEEVGLANEVVWVKDGQEALDYLYCEGAHASRASELPVVVLLDLKLPKIDGLEVLARVKGDPAMKALPIVMLTSSNQERDLARSYGLGVNAYVVKPVGFSEFVAALRELGLFWAVINQPPPEPREPDADGR, from the coding sequence ATGAAGCTGAAATCGCTCCTGCTCGTCGAGGACAGTCCCAACGACGCGCGGCTCACGCTCGCGGCGTTCGAGGAGGTCGGGCTCGCGAACGAGGTCGTCTGGGTCAAGGACGGCCAGGAAGCGCTCGACTACCTGTACTGCGAGGGGGCGCACGCGAGCCGTGCGTCCGAGCTGCCGGTCGTCGTGCTCCTCGACCTGAAGCTGCCGAAGATCGACGGTCTCGAGGTGCTCGCGCGCGTGAAGGGCGATCCCGCCATGAAGGCGCTCCCGATCGTGATGCTCACCAGCAGCAACCAGGAGCGCGACCTCGCGCGCTCGTACGGGCTCGGCGTGAACGCGTACGTGGTGAAGCCCGTCGGCTTCTCCGAATTCGTCGCGGCGCTCCGCGAGCTCGGCCTGTTCTGGGCCGTGATCAACCAGCCTCCGCCCGAGCCGCGCGAGCCCGACGCGGACGGTCGCTGA